A stretch of DNA from Carya illinoinensis cultivar Pawnee chromosome 12, C.illinoinensisPawnee_v1, whole genome shotgun sequence:
ACACAAGCATATCATATTAGCCGTACCGTGAGCAAATTCATTACATGTAATATGGCACACAAATCCTATTAAAGAATCTGCAAAACCTTACTTCCATAACATATCATGTAATAGATGAAAtttcattaacaaacaaatcaTTCCAACTTGAACATCAAGGGCATGATCATATGCTGACTAAAAAAACATGAAGGCCATGACCATACTACAGCCTTGCTTCCTTGACTGCAAAACTTCAACACTCCTTAGCAACCAAGGATTCTTAGCTGTGTACTAAGGAAAGAGCTGTTGCATTGCATGATCACAAATGGATTGCATTGCACTATGTCACCTTTTATTTTGACTAACTACATGCTCCATTTTTTCTGGCAATTTAAAGTGGCTGTTAAATTATTGGTTATGCCAGTAAGCAGGTAAATCAAGCTTTTTTGGGGATGATAAAAGATGGAACCTGTTTTTCTTGATTTGGCCAAATCTGAGTTATTTATATGGCAATTTGACAGTACATTTACTCCCACGTGGTTCTGGCAATTGaacttattttccttttgtgtGACTTTGCAGGTTCATCTGCTGCCGAATGGGCACAAGGGGATGACTTTCCTTACTGGTTGGATCCACACGTATTGGACTCTGAAAGCACTCAGGATGGCAAACGATGGTCATCACAGCCAACCAATTGTCTTGCTGAATCAAAGCCTTTGTACAGAACGTCTTCATACCCTGagcagcaacaacaacagcaTCACCAAAACCATCACCTCCAGCATGTCTCCAGCGAGCCAATTCCAGTACCAAAATCTTCTTTTACTTCATATCCTCCCCCTGGGGGCAGGTCTCCACAGGGTTCACCCAACCACCACCCAGGCCATCTGAATGTCCCATATCTTGCTGGTAGATCTGAGATGGGATTATCTTCACCAACTCTCTCCCCCTTCTCTAATTCTCAGCCGCAGTTGACTGGTTTACAACACGGTTTGAATTTTGGAGGAAATATGCCTCAGTTTAGTCAGAGTCTCTCAGGTAATAGCCGACCACCAAGCCACTGGGTTACCCAGTCCAACTTTTATCATGGAGATCCTTCCGGCCTTGTGAACAACTTGCTGCCACAACGGTTACCCCATCAGAATGGATTAATGCCGCCACAAGTAGTGCCACAGCCACAGCCGCCACAGCATAGGCTGCATCATCCTGTTCAGCCGTCATTCGGCCATTTATCGGGGTTTCAGTCACAACTATATAACCCTCAACTTTCTCCAGGTCCTCCCTTAATGGGCAAGTTTGAAGCAATGCTTGGCCTTCCTGATCTAATGAGAGATCAAAGATTGAAATCAGCTCAGAAAGGGAGAGTGAATCTTAGGTTTCCCCATCAGGGCTTTGATACCAGTAGCCACAGGAGTGATAGTGGGTGGCCGCAGTTTCGATCGAAGTATATGACATCCGATGAAATAGAGGGTATCCTTAGAATGCAGCTTGCTGCAACGCACAGTAATGACCCCTATGTAGATGACTATTACCACCAGGCTTGCCTTGCAAAAAAATCTGCTGGGGCGAAGCTGAAACATCATTTCTGCCCAACTCAAGTGAGGGATCTTCCTCCTCAAGCTCGTGCTAATTCTGAACCACATGCTTTTCTCCAAGTTGATGCTCTTGGGAGGGTTTCATTTTCATCAATTCGTCGACCTCGTCCACTCCTTGAAGTTGACCCTCCGAATATGTCTGTTGCTGGCAGCTCTGAACAAAAAGTTTTGGAGAAGCCCCTTGAACAAGAGCCAATGCTTGCAGCCCGGGTCATGATCGAGGATGGCCTATGTCTTCTTCTTGATGTGGATGATATTGACCGTTTCTTACGGTTCAATCAGCTCCAAGATGGTGGGGCCCAGTTAAGACGGAGGCGGCAAGTCTTGCTGGAAGGGCTGGCAGCATCACTTCAATTGGTGGACCCACTCGGCAAAAATGGAAACACAGTTGGCCTTGCTCACAAGGATGATCTTGTTTTCTTACGGTTGGTTTCTCTTCCCAAGGGGCGGAAGCTCCTTGCACGGTATCTACAGCTTCTTTTTCCTGCAGGCGAGCTCATGCGAATAGTCTGCATGGCAATATTCCGTCATTTAAGGTTCTTATTTGGTGGCCTTCCCTCTGATCCAGCTGCAGCAGAAACAACAGATAATCTTGCTAGGGTTGTTTCCCTGTGTGTCCATGGCATGGATCTTAGTGCAATCAGTGCCTGTCTGGCAGCAGTAGTTTGTTCCTTAGAGCAGCCCCCACTTCGTCCTCTTGGAAGCTCGGCTGGAGGCGGGGCTTCCCTGATTCTTAAGTCTGTTCTCGAGAGGGCAACTGAACTCTTAACCGATCCTCATGCTGCTAGCAGCTACAATATAACTAATCGGTCACTTTGGCAGGCCTCATTTGATGAGTTCTTTGGCCTTCTAACCAAGTACTGCATGAATAAATATGATAGTATTATGCAGTCATTGCTTATGCAAGCTCCATCAAATATGTCTACTTTTGGGTCAGATGCAGCTAGAGCTATCAGTAAGGAAATGCCAGTTGAGCTGTTACGAGCAAGTCTTCCTCACACCGATGAGAACCAGAAGAAGCTGTTAATGGATTTCGCACAGCGCTCGATGCCTGTAGTTGGATTAAACAGTAATAGTGGGAGTTCTGGTCACATGAATTCGGAGTCGGTGCTGGGTTGACAGAAAGTTGCTTGGATATCCAGTAGAGAGCACTGTTGGAAAAGGGAAGTTATGGTATACATCAAGGGACCCATGATCTTCTCTCATGCTTTCCATGCAAAAAAGATCTTCACATGGCAGCTATGTGAAAGTGGAATCTACTTGTGAGTGGTTTAGTCCGTTAGGTTTTTATATGTTTAGTTGTTTTTGCTGCATCTTTCATTCTCTGCTGCTCTGAGAAAACTTTTAAGCAGGCCCTTCGGTATAATTATGTCTTGAGTCTGCAATTATTTTCTCGCTCATGGGCTATTGTTTTTATTCCGTCTTTTCgttttttcttttgtgaattTGAGGATGGAGCTTATTTTCATGCTCTGTGGTGGTCCAGATGATAATAGTAGTAAGAGTTATAGGTAATTAGTATGTACAGATTTTAGGTAGAGGTTGATGTCCCCATTTTCCTTTCCTATTATTAAACAAAGGATGTGGGATTGGTTTTATGTTCACCTCAACTTGTAAGAGAGTGCATGCTATTCTATTCCTGACTGGAAATGgttttcattatattattattatattaagttCTGAAACTGAAGACAACACACCCCCGCCCCCGGCGGGTGATAATGgataattgttttattattattatttttattattgggatGTTTTCGAACTGAAAAACAGTGCCTCTCATTCCTTCAAGAACTGTCCCATATTTTGTTCGTTGGTTGTACTGTAAGTATTATGTATATTCTAAGTTTGTTGTATACTGGCAAATACAGCAAAGGGTCTACTGATGTTAATTTTGGAGCTGTACGTTAGACCAGCCCTAGCATTTATTCCACGGAAGAAATGCCGGTAGCTCTCTACTAAGGGAAGAACCGCTCGCTACTTCCAGCATTTTTTTGGGTTCGGTTTGATTTTTTGGTTTATCATTCACATTTTAGAcactataaatttaatattataatttttttgaatactAGACTTAATTGTtagaattgaatatttattattaacaattactAATTCATTAATGTTAAATTATACTAGTATGGTATTAAGTCATTTCTAACTTATTAATGAGATTAATAAACTTGAGTAATAAGATTGAAATAGTATAattagtgtctaattatattagtataagtagtgtctaatttgtataaaatgttgtattaattttatgttataagattaatagacttgaataataagataaaaatttcatgttatattaattagaaatttagcatataatatatataataataatatacaaaattatatataatatataattaaaaaaatatgtataccAGTTCGGTTCTTAAATGgatttttgaaatataaaaatctgTACTATATCGATTTAAGACTAGTTTCAGTTTTTAAGAATCAATACCGCACCGGATCGATTATAAACCATGACAAACCTATTGGGTCAAACTGGTCCGAGCCAGTCGAGTTCAaccaattttctatttttttcttacacTCCTACGGTAAAAATATTGCAAAGGAAAAGTTGTTCTATTCCTGATGAACACTTACTTAAATATATAATCAGACTAACCCACTCCACCTAAATTAAATGAGCACGTTAATATGCCATGTACGGAGTTAAGCCCATGACCCAAGCAACCTATCCTAAGACTCGGACGACTTCAACAGAATTAAACCTTATAATAAAACACTAAAACAACCGTCAACATAATGAAAATTACATACACGTGGCACTAGGCTCAATGCCTTATTTCCCAAACACATAACATACTCCCCCTCTTGAGAATACCTTGCCTGCAAGGTCTGGGAATTTATTTCTAAGATCAGACAAATCCTCCCAGGTGGCAGCGTCCTCAGCTACTATTCATTTATATTGAATCAAGAATTGACTCTAACTTAGTTGcccttctttttaattcttctttGTAGCACAAACTTTGACTCAAGAGCTAGGGTTCCATCATGGTTGACAACCGGAAGGTTGGGGATGGGATGTACATGAGATTCGAGCTTCTTTTTGAGGTAGGAAACATGGAACACAAGAAAAATCAAAGACTCCTTGAGTAGGTCGAGCTAATAGGGGACTTCCAATCCATTGAAGCACTTGAAAGGGATAGAGAAAAGCTTGAGGTTTTGGCATATGGCCACCAACATCTGGCGCTAGGGACGCAATTGTAGCTAGACCCAATATCCCAAGTCAAATTCGTGTTCGGCCTGCTTCTTATTTGCATGGAATTTCATCTTGGCTTGTGCATCTTGCAGGTTTTCTAAAACCAGAGTGGCGATGAAGTCTTAGTTCTTCATTTCATCCTCAAACACCTATACACGGGTAGATCTTGGTTCTTATGAGAGCATTcttggaggaggttgactataTATGACCTCAAAAGGGGAAAGCCGAGTAGAGGTGTGAATAGAAGTACTGTATACAAATTCGGCTAGTGATAACCAAGCGCCCAATCTTTTGGTCGATCTTTGGAGAAACACCTTAGGTAATATTCTAATCCTTTGTTCATGATCTCAGTTTGTTCATTTGTTTGAAGATGGTATGCTAAACTGAGTAAGAATTCGATGCCACAAATCCTAGATAACTCTTTCCAAAACTAACTTGGAAAACAAGCTCTCGATCACTGACAATGGACTAAGGCATCCTATGAAGTTTGAAGATGTTGTCTAAGAAAACTCTTGCCATTGTTGCAACAGTGTATGAATGTGTGAGGGACATGAAATGAGTGTATTTGCTCAATCTGTCAACCACAACCATAATCACGCTTGCTCTCCTAAAAGTGGCAATCCTTCAATGAAATCCATACTAATGTCCAACCAATCTCAAGATGCTATGGACCATGGCTGAAGGAGGCTCGTTGCATGAAGGGTGTATTGGGAAACATCACATGCTTGAACAAAGGAGCGAAAGTTACTTCTCAAAtcaggcaaaaaaaaaaaaaaaatcctctttTAATTATTGCATGAGTTTTTTAAACTCTCATGTGGGCTCCTAATGGATTGCTATGGAGTTGTTGTTGGAATGGCACCAACGTCCCAAGGTGTAGCCTGCCTATGTAGAAGAGCAGACCATTGCAAAGTTGGTAACACACAAGGTCCAAGGTCCCCTGATGGTAGTTGTTAACTAGCTCCTGCAACTGGGGGTCTTGAGAGTAAGCCTTGCATAATTCTTCCATCCAACGTGCTTGCATTACATTGATTGCTTGGAATTGCATGTTAGGTTGGGTGGTGTGTGGTTGTGATATCAGTTTGGGTTGAAGGTTGGGGTTTATTCTTTGTAGAAGGTATTCGAGATAGTGCATCCACCACCTTGTTAATTTTGCAACTCTTGTACTCCATTGCGAAGTCATAGTCTAGTAGCttaaaaacctatttttgtaGGGTAGTCCCTACATGTTCCAATAAGTATTTCAATATTTGTTGGTTAGTGCATACCTTGAAGAGTGCCCCAATAGATAATGCCTCCACTTTTGTACAACCATCACTGAGGCTAAGAGTTTTCTTTTCATAGGTAGATAATGATAGACTCTTCCCCTTCAATCCTTGGCCAAAATAAGCAATAGGCCTTATCATAAGGGATTTTGGTGGCTAACTATTAGGCAACAAAATTATGAAGCAAAGGATAGTAATGGGCTGTTTTAAATGAAGGTATGTGGTCATTTTTCTTACTTGTAACGCAGAGTCTCCTTAGGTTTTTGCgattttctcttcctcttttctcCTTTCATCATCTTATTCTCACGCACACATACACAAAGCCTCATCTTCCATTGTTACAAAGCAAAAGAGAGGAGCTAGTGAGTTGTTGTGGTGAGGCTTCACTTGTGAGCTCGAGTTCTTCAAGTTTGTCAGTGTTGATTTCTGTTAAGAACTTGACAAATGAAAGACAAAAATTTGGAAaactagaaagaagaaagaagaagatgaaaaactATCGTGTATTGCATTGAATCAACtaaattgaatttatacaagTGCTTTACATGTACttatacaaaaatgaaaatgagtaaTAGAATTAATAGAAATAACTGTCAATTCTCATTCACTAATTTGCCCTTTTCATATTTTGACTTTAATTCCATATCTTCTATTTTTgaggctatactccaacaccccTCCTCAAGATGAACATGAATATGAAGGATGTTAGTCTTGCGAAGAGTATGATGAAAATGTAAAGAACCAAGTGGTTTTGTAAGGATGTATGCCAACTGTAGTCGAGATGGAATGTAAAATAACTTGATGAGGGTTTGCTGTAACTTTTTACGAACTAAATGACAGTCAATTaggatgtgtttggttctttaATGCTGAACTAGATTTGAGGATATGGACATTGCAGACTTGCTATCAGTATACATCAAAGTTGGCTGAGAATGGTTGATTTGTAAATCCTGCAGTGCATAAACCAACCATTGGACTTCGTATGTTGTGGCTGCAAGGGCTCAATACTCTGCTTCAACAGATAATTGACTTATAGTTACTTGCTTTTTGGACCTCCATGAGATCAATGAGTTTTCCAAAAACACTACAAATCTTGTGACACTTCTCCTTGTATCAATGCACCTTGCCCAATCACTATTTGAAAATGCCTTGAGTGGCAATTTTGAGGATGCCGAGAAGAACAATCCCTAACCTGGAGTGGCTTTCAAATACCTTAACACTCCAACTGCTGCTAGATAATGACTCACAACATGCTTATCAAGGAATTGGCTTAGGACTTGAACTGAATATGCAAGGTCTTGTCTTGTAAGTGTTAGTATAATAGCCtcctaagagcattggcaatggcctcgCCATTGCCATATGCAAGTTTAAAATAGCCAGTATGAGAGACATTTATCATCTGCAATGGCCTAGTCAAACTTTAAAAGTTTGACATAAAGGCTACAGTAATTGTTGGGTTCTCGCCAACAATGAAGAGCTACTGTACCGAGTCTATAcaatagtttattatttttcttgtaccGGCTTTATCTCCTTTCCCTCGTTTTACCGTTTTCCCCCAAAATCACAATTTCTCCTTTGCAGCTTCTCCCGAACGAAGCTTTCCCCCCATTCGGCCTTCTTCGTCCAGCTCCCTCGAATCAAATCCACCGATTGCCTTCTCCAGCAGACGCCGTCGTCTTCGAGCTGTCGACGGTaagtttctcttcctctctcttcctccctcTTCTCCGATTTACTGAGCATTTTTTCGTACCCTATTTTGCCCAGCCATTATCGAATCACTTGACCGAACATCAGCTTGCTCCACGATTGGAAGTCATCGGTTTGCTCCACCATTCACGCCGACGGTTCGAAGACCCACGAATCCGACGCTACCGTCGCCCCTGTTTGggtaaaatctaaattttttttttgtttttttttttaagatgaaatCGTATACGGTAGTCCACATTGCTTGTATTTTTTCCTGCGTTTGGGCGAGAAATTGGTGGCATAGTGTAATCTGGAAGTGCTTGGTGTCTTCTGAGATGTGTTTGACGTTGCTTGATCATGTTGTTTGGGGTTTTTGCTTGACAGCCTCCAAGATGTTCTGTTgtttagctcttttatttttcttcaatgtgTTGGGAAATTTTTGGTCTGTAGTTGTTGGCATGAACTCGTGCTGGTAGACCTAACAGTCCTGAAATGGCAGTGAAAATTTTTTGACATACACGAGTAAATTGATCTGTTTTTTACAATTCTCTTGAATTAATTTGCAGTTTCGACTTTGTCAGTGTTTAAAGTTACAAAGTAGGAGTTCAGTTAGGTTTTTTGGAAGTTGGTTCATGCCTCTATTAATCTGTAAATAGAGCATAAATAAAGACTGGTTTCACTGGGGCCTGTTTGGTTTGGGAAGGAGGATTTGGTAAAAGGAATGAAACTCATGAATATGTATTGATCATCAGGAAAATGTAAACAAAAACATCCTGCCCCTCAGTTTTTGAAATCTCATGAATAAACTATGCAGAATTTCAATCAACAGAATGTATGTCTGAGAAACCCCAACCAGCAATGTAAGCACCTTTTAGTGGAGATAACGTTTGATTAAAGGttcatgtaatttatttatgtttaagtTAAGAAGGAAAGAGTTTGGTAGGACCGAGCTTTAACTGACAAAATGTAGTGAGTAGAATATGAAGCGAAAATGATGTTACTAGATTTAAGTAGCCTGAATGCCATGCAAGCAGAATATTTTGGCTACATTCAACGGAAAATTTTTGAGGAATATCGGAAGGATATCAGGTGGACATCTACATCTCCTTCGACACCTTATGGAGGTGTCTAATTTATAAATGTTGGTTATTCAGATTATTTTGTTGATAGTAGTGGCATTTTTTGTGGACTGTTGTTTGTATATTTATGGACTATATTGGAAATATGCAAATAGAGTATTATGGATGTTAGTATTATTCCAAGCAACATAGTATCTCTTTCTAactatttgattaatttttgagATGTCTTTGTATAACATTTCCATCTACAATTTTCTCATAATGTAGGTAAAAGTTGGGTAGAATAAATGTTGGTATGtttatatatgtgattgttGGGTTTATGGttggtaaaatatatttattgaataattaagtcaattataaaaatagtatatttataataatttgaagttaaatagttaaataataatttatttaataaagttattaattaatatattaagtgtatttgtaaaatataaaaaaattatattattaaaatatataatattttattattatttagacttcaagatagctagtccaatgtggactaatatatctaaaaatctattttagaTAGATTTGTTGACATTCTAGCTAAATTATGGACTTGGCAATGGctaggccattgccaatgctctaatgAGTCTTCTGTAGGCTGATGGATATTCATAAAAATCAGAATCAATGGTTGCTAGCTTGAAATTGGTCTCCATTGGAAAGGCAGAAGGTTTTGCTCCAATTGTTCCCGTGTCCTGAAGAATATCCAATGCATATTTCTTTTGGAAAAGAGAAATGCCTGCTTTAGATCTTGCTATTTCCAAGCCAAGGAAATACTTCGATCAGTTTTATACTTGACTCTAAATatccatttacaaccaatagtctgttttttttttaggtaaagtaacaaggtttcaagttttgtttaACTCCAAAATATCAAGTTCATTTTTCATAGCTTTTTTTGCCATTCAGGAAATTGTGCAGTCTGTTTATAGGATTTTGGTTTTGGACAGCTTGAAATTGAAGCAAAAAAGGCTCTATGTGAATTAGATATTCTACTGGCAGATAAGAAAGATGAGATAGGATATGGATTACCTTTAGAACCATCATTAGTAGAAGTGAAAGGAGTTGTTTGAAGAAACATTGCTATAATAGTAGTCCTGCAAAAAACTGGGTTTCTCTAACTCGAGAGGATTTTCTTCTGTTTGGACTATTGTTAGATTGATCATGAGTCATGGAGGTATTTTGATCAGTGTTTGGCATAGATTCATTGATGGACAAAGTTAAATCACTACTTGGAAATAACAGCTGGGATTTTAGAAAAGTAATCTGTACTATATAAATCTTCTGaggtaggaaaaaaaaaaaaagagtatgagAATTTGTGGGGTCTACTTTGAATGGGAAAACATTTTCATAGAATATAACATtccttgaaatgaaaattttattgctATTGAGATCCATGATTTTGTGACTTTTGATATCAGATCAATATCCAAGGAAGATACATTTTGTAGCTCTTGGATCGAATTTGTGTCTGTGATGTTGCAATGTAGATGCAAAACAAAGACAGCAAAAAATCCTTAAAtgagaaaattttgatattttgttaaaCAACATTTCATAAGGTGTTTTATTATTGAGAAGTGGGGTTtgaattctatttattatatggGCAGTAGCTAGCACACAGTCACTCCAAAAAGACAATAGGATATTAGCTTGAAACATTAAAGCTCTAGCTGTGCTAATTAAGTGTTGATATTTCCTTTCAACTATTCCATTTTGTTGTAGAGTTTCTACACAACTTCTTTGGTGTAAAATtccattttcatgataaaaatcaaTGATGAAAAATTCTGGTCCATTATCAAATGATTACATctaaagaataacgcggtagttgtaacACAGCTTTAGGTTGTCGATTCCAtagagagacaaattaaaaaaaatagcagaagaaataaagaaactaaataaaaatattaaatgagtaatggaaaacaaagattaattttatatgtaaattaaagtgaagcggaaataatactcaaatttgataaACAGTAAAGCGTtgagaatcccttgcacaaattcggtattttaatttttcttaattcattgaataattcAATTGAGAATTCATTTCCAAAATTCCCAATCCGAATGTATagaattataaaccaaaattaaaccaaatgtaacattttaaaaaattattcatcacttctaaaatacgtaaattattatcactattGAGGAAATCCAATAATGACAATATATTCATGgagtgatattgcagcaaagaattaaatcaatatagataaataattgatccaaatataatcaaagaactaatccattcaatagaaaaaacatgaatgaatccataaacaaaataaattctataattattcagagaaaaaaacatcaacaatgaattaagaatgataaaataaaagagttttagtaattgaaaatcaaatacataagttaaaaataaagtaaGAATACCATCTAATGTATAAGTTCATTCTTAGCCCTACttaagaatttagttacccataaatataatagataacaaaaatctcaatAGAACAATAAAGTAAACGGCGGCCATGGAAACCACTTTTGTCTCCTCGTTCTTCAGTCCGTCCTCTCACCACG
This window harbors:
- the LOC122289438 gene encoding protein PAT1 homolog, yielding MDGFCIGGSLEEPSNPKDREQFGDNSAEDTVFDASQYAFFGKDVVEEVELGGLEEEEVGLPTVGIDEEEFLYNREEGENLQSLSDIDDLASTFSKLNKVVSGSRSTGIIGDRGSREGSSAAEWAQGDDFPYWLDPHVLDSESTQDGKRWSSQPTNCLAESKPLYRTSSYPEQQQQQHHQNHHLQHVSSEPIPVPKSSFTSYPPPGGRSPQGSPNHHPGHLNVPYLAGRSEMGLSSPTLSPFSNSQPQLTGLQHGLNFGGNMPQFSQSLSGNSRPPSHWVTQSNFYHGDPSGLVNNLLPQRLPHQNGLMPPQVVPQPQPPQHRLHHPVQPSFGHLSGFQSQLYNPQLSPGPPLMGKFEAMLGLPDLMRDQRLKSAQKGRVNLRFPHQGFDTSSHRSDSGWPQFRSKYMTSDEIEGILRMQLAATHSNDPYVDDYYHQACLAKKSAGAKLKHHFCPTQVRDLPPQARANSEPHAFLQVDALGRVSFSSIRRPRPLLEVDPPNMSVAGSSEQKVLEKPLEQEPMLAARVMIEDGLCLLLDVDDIDRFLRFNQLQDGGAQLRRRRQVLLEGLAASLQLVDPLGKNGNTVGLAHKDDLVFLRLVSLPKGRKLLARYLQLLFPAGELMRIVCMAIFRHLRFLFGGLPSDPAAAETTDNLARVVSLCVHGMDLSAISACLAAVVCSLEQPPLRPLGSSAGGGASLILKSVLERATELLTDPHAASSYNITNRSLWQASFDEFFGLLTKYCMNKYDSIMQSLLMQAPSNMSTFGSDAARAISKEMPVELLRASLPHTDENQKKLLMDFAQRSMPVVGLNSNSGSSGHMNSESVLG